The window TGTAAGCACGGATCAGGTTGTTGACGAAGATCTCCTTGACTGAAGAGTGTATGATAATGCGCCGGGTGGAGGTGCAGCGCTGTCCGGCGGTACCCACGGCACCGAACAGGGTGGCCCGGATGGCCATGTCCATGTCCGCATCTTCGGTGACGATAATGGCGTTGTTGCCGCCAAGCTCCAACAAAGAACGTCCTAAACGGCCGCCAACCACCTCTCCCACATGTTTACCCATGGCCGTGGATCCTGTGGCGGAAATCAGAGGGATGCGTTGGTCATGGAGCATGGGTTCACCCACATCATCTCTGGAGCCGATGATCATGTTGAAAATTCCTTCAACACCATACTTGTCCACCACAGGTGCAAGAATGTTCTGGACGGCAATACTGGTCAAAGGCACCTTTGAGCTGGGTTTGAAAAGGATCGCATCACCGCAGACAGACGCAATTAAAGCGTTCCAGGACCATGGGGCCACAGGAAAGTTAAACGCAGTAATCAACCCGACAATTCCCAGAGGGTGCCATTGTTCGTACATCCTGTGTTCGGGCCGTTCGGAGTGCATGGTCAGGCCATACAACTGGCGGCTTAAGCCCACGGCGAAATCGGCAATGTCAATCATCTCCTGGACTTCACCTTCGCCTTCGGCCCGGATTTTGCCAACTTCAAGACAGATCAGAGCGCCTAACGCCTTTTTATTTTTCCGTAACGCATCTGAGATTTCACGCACCATCTCGCCGCGCCGGGGAGCGGGTATCATGCGAAATGTTTTAAACACTTCCTGGGCCTTGGCCATCACTTTGTCATAATCTTGTTTTTCAGCCATCAAAACAGTGGCAATGGGTTTGCCGTTGATGGGGGAGTAGGAAACAAGCGCTTTGCCTTTTGTTTCAATCCAGCCCTTGCTGCCGCCGGTTGTGGCACCGTAATTGACGGATTTAATCCCAAGGGCATCAAGAATTTGTTTGACTTCTGCATTGAATGCATCGCCCATATCAATCACCTCCTGACGATATTTATTAACGATTGACATATATTATATGTAATATATTTTCAGTGTAATATTTTTATCGAAAAAGAAAAACGGGAATATATAAAAAATAAGACCCTTATTGATTATCTGACACAGATCAAGCCCAATGAAATCGGGATGGAACAGGGTTCAA is drawn from uncultured Desulfobacter sp. and contains these coding sequences:
- a CDS encoding aldehyde dehydrogenase family protein: MGDAFNAEVKQILDALGIKSVNYGATTGGSKGWIETKGKALVSYSPINGKPIATVLMAEKQDYDKVMAKAQEVFKTFRMIPAPRRGEMVREISDALRKNKKALGALICLEVGKIRAEGEGEVQEMIDIADFAVGLSRQLYGLTMHSERPEHRMYEQWHPLGIVGLITAFNFPVAPWSWNALIASVCGDAILFKPSSKVPLTSIAVQNILAPVVDKYGVEGIFNMIIGSRDDVGEPMLHDQRIPLISATGSTAMGKHVGEVVGGRLGRSLLELGGNNAIIVTEDADMDMAIRATLFGAVGTAGQRCTSTRRIIIHSSVKEIFVNNLIRAYKQVKVGNPLDNETLMGPLIDEEAVLAMEQTLQEVKISGGKVLYGGGRTTVKGCEGGHYVLPAVAEVQNNYPVVQSETFAPILYIIEYDEFEQALALHNDVPQGLSSAVFTNSLQYQERFLSHKGSDCGIANVNIGTSGAEIGGAFGGEKETGGGRESGSDAWKAYMRRQTNTINWGRKLPLAQGIEFNIGQQ